In Coregonus clupeaformis isolate EN_2021a chromosome 15, ASM2061545v1, whole genome shotgun sequence, one genomic interval encodes:
- the LOC121582610 gene encoding trafficking protein particle complex subunit 13 isoform X1, with the protein MEVNQAKQEHLLALKVMRLTKPTLFTNMPVTCEDRDLPGDLFGRLMKEDPSTIKGAEALMLGEMLTLPQNFGNIFLGETFSSYISVHNDSTQEVKDILVKADLQTSSQRLNLSASNNAVTELKPESCIDDVIHHEVKEIGTHILVCAVSYTTQAGEKLYFRKFFKFQVLKPLDVKTKFYNAESDLSSVTDEVFLEAQIQNITTSPMFMEKVSLEPSMMYNVTELNTVETGDEGTSTFGKMSYLQPMDTRQYLYCLKPKSEFAEKAGVIKGVTVIGKLDIVWKTNLGEKGRLQTSQLQRMAPGYGDVRLSLEMIPDTVNLEEPFDITCKITNCSERTMDLVLEMCNTRSIHWCGVSGRQLGKVSPSASHSLPLKLLSSVQGLQSISGLRLTDTFLKRTYEYDDIAQVCVVCPYMSRQS; encoded by the exons GGGATTTGTTTGGTCGGCTAATGAAGGAGGACCCATCCACTATTAAAGGAGCAGAGGCATTAATGCTGGGAGAGATGCTCACACTACCTCAGAACTTTGG AAATATTTTCCTTGGCGAGACCTTCTCAAGTTACATTAGTGTGCATAATGACAGCACCCAGGAGGTCAAGGACATACTAGTAAAG GCAGACCTGCAGACCAGCTCTCAGAGGCTAAACCTATCAGCGTCCAACAATGCAGTCACAGAGCTGAAGCCTGAGTcctgcatcgatgatgtcatccaCCACGAAGTCAAAGAGATTGGAACTCACAT CTTGGTTTGTGCAGTCAGTTATACCACACAGGCGGGAGAGAAGCTATACTTCAGGAAGTTCTTTAAATTTCAG GTTCTGAAGCCGCTCGACGTCAAAACCAAGTTCTACAATGCGGag AGTGACCTCAGTTCCGTG ACAGACGAGGTGTTTCTTGAGGCCCAGATCCAGAACATCACCACGTCGCCCATGTTCATGGAGAAAGTGTCCCTGGAGCCCTCCATGATGTACAATGTCACCGAGCTCAACACCGTGGAGACTGGGGACGAAGG AACGTCTACGTTTGGGAAGATGTCTTACCTGCAGCCCATGGACACGCGCCAGTACCTCTACTGCCTGAAGCCCAAATCGGAGTTTGCAGAGAAGGCGGGCGTCATCAAGGGCGTGACGGTCATCGGTAAACTGGACATTGTGTGGAAGACCAACTTAGGAGAGAAAGGAAGGCTGCAGACAAGCCAGCTACAGAGAATG GCTCCAGGTTATGGAGACGTCAGACTATCACTGGAGATGATCCCAGACACCGTCAACCTAGAGGAACCCTTCGACATCACCTGTAAAATCACCAACTGCAG TGAGAGGACCATGGACCTGGTGCTGGAGATGTGTAACACCCGCTCCATCCACTGGTGCGGTGTATCAGGGAGACAGCTGGGCAAAGTCAGCCCCAGTGCCTCGCACTCTCTGCCCCTcaaactcctctcctctgtccaggGCTTGCAA AGTATATCTGGCCTGAGACTGACCGACACATTTCTGAAGAGGACTTATGAATACGATGACATTGCACAGGTGTGTGTGGTCTGTCCATACATGAGCCGTCAGAGCTAA
- the LOC121582610 gene encoding trafficking protein particle complex subunit 13 isoform X2: MEVNQAKQEHLLALKVMRLTKPTLFTNMPVTCEDRDLPGDLFGRLMKEDPSTIKGAEALMLGEMLTLPQNFGNIFLGETFSSYISVHNDSTQEVKDILVKADLQTSSQRLNLSASNNAVTELKPESCIDDVIHHEVKEIGTHILVCAVSYTTQAGEKLYFRKFFKFQVLKPLDVKTKFYNAETDEVFLEAQIQNITTSPMFMEKVSLEPSMMYNVTELNTVETGDEGTSTFGKMSYLQPMDTRQYLYCLKPKSEFAEKAGVIKGVTVIGKLDIVWKTNLGEKGRLQTSQLQRMAPGYGDVRLSLEMIPDTVNLEEPFDITCKITNCSERTMDLVLEMCNTRSIHWCGVSGRQLGKVSPSASHSLPLKLLSSVQGLQSISGLRLTDTFLKRTYEYDDIAQVCVVCPYMSRQS; this comes from the exons GGGATTTGTTTGGTCGGCTAATGAAGGAGGACCCATCCACTATTAAAGGAGCAGAGGCATTAATGCTGGGAGAGATGCTCACACTACCTCAGAACTTTGG AAATATTTTCCTTGGCGAGACCTTCTCAAGTTACATTAGTGTGCATAATGACAGCACCCAGGAGGTCAAGGACATACTAGTAAAG GCAGACCTGCAGACCAGCTCTCAGAGGCTAAACCTATCAGCGTCCAACAATGCAGTCACAGAGCTGAAGCCTGAGTcctgcatcgatgatgtcatccaCCACGAAGTCAAAGAGATTGGAACTCACAT CTTGGTTTGTGCAGTCAGTTATACCACACAGGCGGGAGAGAAGCTATACTTCAGGAAGTTCTTTAAATTTCAG GTTCTGAAGCCGCTCGACGTCAAAACCAAGTTCTACAATGCGGag ACAGACGAGGTGTTTCTTGAGGCCCAGATCCAGAACATCACCACGTCGCCCATGTTCATGGAGAAAGTGTCCCTGGAGCCCTCCATGATGTACAATGTCACCGAGCTCAACACCGTGGAGACTGGGGACGAAGG AACGTCTACGTTTGGGAAGATGTCTTACCTGCAGCCCATGGACACGCGCCAGTACCTCTACTGCCTGAAGCCCAAATCGGAGTTTGCAGAGAAGGCGGGCGTCATCAAGGGCGTGACGGTCATCGGTAAACTGGACATTGTGTGGAAGACCAACTTAGGAGAGAAAGGAAGGCTGCAGACAAGCCAGCTACAGAGAATG GCTCCAGGTTATGGAGACGTCAGACTATCACTGGAGATGATCCCAGACACCGTCAACCTAGAGGAACCCTTCGACATCACCTGTAAAATCACCAACTGCAG TGAGAGGACCATGGACCTGGTGCTGGAGATGTGTAACACCCGCTCCATCCACTGGTGCGGTGTATCAGGGAGACAGCTGGGCAAAGTCAGCCCCAGTGCCTCGCACTCTCTGCCCCTcaaactcctctcctctgtccaggGCTTGCAA AGTATATCTGGCCTGAGACTGACCGACACATTTCTGAAGAGGACTTATGAATACGATGACATTGCACAGGTGTGTGTGGTCTGTCCATACATGAGCCGTCAGAGCTAA